A genomic window from Methanovulcanius yangii includes:
- a CDS encoding SIR2 family protein, producing the protein MDDAVIPVAYAMQASPKRYALFLGAGISLSAGLPSGKEVAADMIRKIAKGRGVAIEGNDDVDVCFQWFSQNVDGPITFDNLMKKLGIVEETRRDRLIPLILPTDDNGDPLPSNTTIAHRMIAKLVKEKMVSLIITTNFDPLLEDAIRETGVRPVIIHSQSDPQMMSIFPDTCRIVKVNGDFENLELKLTPEDLESYEPDISNYIKKICEEYGLIVCGWSADYDSGLQEILSSQQYRRYPTFWCLRPDSDIPENLNSAIKPIPIEIDSADQFFTSLDTIVERIRSIEQKQPLTVSAAIRRVTDALQQPRPDIALSQLIHSQTEFILEELAQKVYFPDGTINALEYLNSRIYSLTKKTSPLATMLATLAYFDDKYDYLIHDVVERLVNIPHNEPFTGEKTIITDFSCPQDFGECLYHLRLLPALITIYTTGIAATRTEHFNSLEAVFSPKIFKPYHIPENKKPYFESINISRIFGRYDLWETVNSEFFNAPGDFFWYIYLICHKLVKHLIPGDIGYSETYDIFEYLFGLAYLSTGADPTRIEDDLNNFRSSPLRTRVWSGSMHQYSGLYIIQDSVKTYLNGFGQKIEGTKFFSGDTQKFEICNRRFAEISRSDSPKTGIVLNVDP; encoded by the coding sequence ATGGACGATGCGGTAATACCGGTAGCATATGCGATGCAGGCATCGCCAAAACGTTATGCACTATTTCTTGGAGCAGGGATCTCTCTTTCTGCAGGTCTTCCTAGTGGAAAAGAAGTAGCTGCAGATATGATAAGGAAGATCGCAAAAGGGAGGGGAGTGGCTATTGAAGGAAATGACGATGTAGACGTATGCTTTCAATGGTTTTCACAAAATGTAGATGGACCAATTACCTTTGATAACCTCATGAAAAAGTTGGGAATCGTAGAGGAGACCCGACGTGATAGACTTATCCCATTAATTCTGCCAACAGACGATAATGGCGATCCATTACCATCAAACACAACTATAGCGCACAGAATGATTGCTAAGTTAGTAAAAGAGAAGATGGTAAGTCTTATAATTACCACAAATTTTGACCCTTTACTTGAAGATGCTATCAGAGAAACAGGTGTCCGCCCTGTAATTATTCATTCGCAATCCGACCCACAAATGATGTCAATTTTTCCTGATACCTGCCGTATTGTGAAAGTAAATGGAGATTTTGAAAATTTGGAGCTCAAGCTCACACCTGAAGACTTGGAATCCTATGAACCTGATATTTCGAATTATATCAAGAAAATTTGTGAAGAATACGGTTTAATTGTATGTGGATGGTCGGCAGATTATGATTCAGGGCTCCAAGAAATTCTTTCATCACAACAATACCGCAGATATCCAACTTTCTGGTGTCTGCGTCCAGATTCAGATATTCCTGAAAATCTAAATTCCGCAATAAAGCCAATACCAATCGAAATAGATTCCGCAGATCAATTTTTTACCAGCCTAGATACCATTGTAGAGCGTATTCGGTCAATTGAACAGAAGCAACCCCTTACCGTTTCTGCTGCAATCAGGAGGGTAACAGATGCATTACAGCAACCTCGCCCAGATATTGCCCTTTCACAGTTAATCCATTCTCAAACTGAATTTATACTTGAAGAACTTGCACAGAAAGTATATTTTCCTGATGGGACCATCAATGCTCTTGAGTACTTAAATTCTCGAATATATTCTCTAACAAAGAAAACATCTCCTCTTGCTACAATGCTGGCAACCCTTGCCTATTTTGACGACAAGTATGATTATCTAATCCATGATGTAGTTGAGAGGTTGGTCAATATTCCTCACAATGAGCCATTTACTGGAGAAAAAACAATAATTACAGATTTCTCATGCCCCCAGGATTTTGGTGAATGCCTATATCATCTTCGTCTGTTACCAGCCTTAATTACAATCTATACAACTGGAATTGCCGCCACTCGAACTGAACATTTTAACAGTTTAGAGGCAGTATTTTCTCCCAAAATTTTTAAACCATACCATATTCCAGAGAATAAAAAACCATATTTTGAATCAATCAATATTTCACGAATTTTTGGAAGGTATGATCTCTGGGAAACAGTAAATTCTGAATTCTTTAATGCCCCCGGAGATTTCTTTTGGTATATCTATCTCATATGCCACAAACTTGTAAAACACCTGATTCCTGGAGATATTGGATATTCCGAAACGTATGACATATTTGAATATCTATTTGGTCTTGCCTATCTATCGACTGGCGCAGATCCAACAAGAATTGAGGATGATCTTAACAATTTTAGATCTAGCCCATTGAGAACTCGTGTCTGGAGTGGGTCTATGCATCAATACTCAGGGTTGTATATTATTCAAGATTCGGTTAAGACATATCTTAATGGATTCGGTCAAAAAATTGAAGGAACAAAATTCTTTAGTGGAGATACCCAGAAATTTGAAATTTGTAACCGAAGATTTGCAGAGATTAGCCGAAGCGATTCTCCAAAGACTGGTATTGTTCTGAATGTTGACCCCTGA
- a CDS encoding tyrosine-type recombinase/integrase, whose translation MRNERFHKKPETYRVYEKRSIQNALDNGTLTPADANYIREFIAEISVTANLSAQRRFKLVSNLVQCHRFLPSVEDLVLSDIYEGIESLRVAIKEDGTKYSQNTIADFIRVTKRYYLWLIENNKIDVPIAKIKNIKCTRYNYTTKTEEDILTEEEVQQLIHTPRSIQYKALLGVAYEGGFRIHEIGQLQWKDVRFMEGRVRIYTDGKTGKLRKVPIIAYAQYLAEWKSIYPGNPEGENFVFLNKHNQPLYYQSFAKTFRQFAKDAGIERKVSTHILRHSRITHCLRQNYNPVYVALTFWGNINTSMLKTYTHLSDDDVERQFARLAGVDIPELADKSDALAPVQCYQCGQINPPGTEYCSRCGLALSAEAQATHEAVIQKIEEILASPGGAAIFKEAIARVQSQSE comes from the coding sequence ATGCGGAATGAGAGGTTCCATAAAAAACCGGAGACCTACCGGGTCTATGAAAAGAGGAGTATACAAAATGCCCTGGACAACGGAACCCTCACACCGGCAGATGCAAATTATATCCGTGAATTTATTGCCGAGATTTCAGTCACGGCAAACCTCTCGGCCCAGCGACGTTTCAAACTGGTCTCAAACCTTGTTCAGTGCCATCGGTTCCTTCCGTCCGTAGAAGATCTTGTTCTCTCCGATATCTACGAAGGGATTGAATCGCTGCGTGTGGCAATAAAGGAGGATGGGACCAAATATTCCCAGAACACCATCGCCGATTTTATTCGTGTTACCAAGCGTTACTATCTCTGGCTCATTGAGAATAACAAAATTGATGTTCCTATTGCCAAGATCAAGAACATCAAATGCACCCGTTATAACTACACGACAAAAACAGAAGAGGACATCTTAACCGAGGAGGAAGTCCAGCAGCTCATTCACACGCCTCGTTCCATACAATATAAAGCCCTGCTGGGTGTGGCCTATGAGGGCGGTTTCAGGATTCACGAGATTGGCCAGTTGCAGTGGAAAGATGTCCGGTTTATGGAAGGCAGGGTACGCATCTATACTGATGGAAAGACCGGAAAACTACGCAAAGTTCCCATTATCGCCTACGCACAATATCTGGCAGAATGGAAATCGATTTACCCCGGTAACCCCGAGGGGGAGAATTTTGTCTTCCTGAACAAGCACAACCAACCGCTCTATTACCAGAGTTTTGCAAAAACGTTCCGTCAATTCGCAAAGGATGCTGGTATTGAGAGGAAAGTGAGTACTCACATTCTGCGGCACTCCAGAATTACGCACTGCCTGCGCCAGAACTATAATCCGGTGTATGTCGCATTGACATTTTGGGGAAATATCAACACCAGTATGCTGAAGACATACACGCATCTCAGTGATGATGATGTCGAACGTCAGTTCGCCCGGCTGGCGGGAGTGGATATCCCTGAGTTAGCCGACAAGAGTGACGCCTTAGCCCCGGTTCAGTGTTACCAATGTGGTCAGATCAATCCTCCTGGAACCGAATACTGTTCCCGATGTGGTCTTGCGTTGAGCGCAGAGGCACAGGCGACGCATGAGGCAGTAATACAAAAGATTGAAGAGATTCTTGCATCGCCCGGCGGCGCGGCCATCTTTAAGGAAGCTATTGCCAGAGTACAATCGCAATCGGAGTAG
- a CDS encoding restriction endonuclease, translating into MTKQVIKADGTLQAYDRNKVMRTIRNYGIAEDQAETVVSEIEKHLYDGMRTRDILRLIRTVGRKYQPAVAERTNVRRAIGMFRPKPDFELYVQALLAGSGYEVEEGRILQGRCGEHEVDAIAKKDGITYFVEVKHHHNHHKMTGLDEGRIARAIVEDVQEGYKEGRNHFTIDKAMIVSNTKLSAHAKRYATCWDIKHIGWDHPADENIAAMVTTKPLCPITLIKGVNARMRKNLVYEGIVTVGQLLAYSPAELAEMTDLPERDMIVIVDRAQKLVCQ; encoded by the coding sequence GTGACAAAACAGGTGATCAAGGCCGACGGGACTCTGCAGGCCTATGACAGAAACAAGGTGATGCGGACCATCCGCAATTACGGTATAGCGGAAGATCAGGCCGAAACAGTGGTCAGTGAGATAGAAAAGCATCTCTATGACGGGATGCGTACCCGCGATATCCTCCGCCTCATCCGGACGGTCGGGCGGAAATATCAGCCCGCGGTTGCGGAACGGACGAATGTCCGGCGTGCCATCGGGATGTTTCGCCCGAAACCGGATTTTGAACTCTATGTACAGGCGCTCCTTGCCGGGAGCGGGTACGAGGTGGAGGAAGGCAGAATTCTGCAGGGACGGTGCGGGGAGCATGAAGTGGATGCGATTGCCAAAAAGGACGGGATCACCTACTTCGTCGAGGTGAAGCATCACCACAATCATCACAAGATGACAGGACTCGACGAGGGGCGTATCGCCCGTGCGATCGTCGAGGATGTACAGGAAGGATACAAAGAGGGGAGAAACCACTTCACGATAGACAAGGCGATGATCGTCAGCAACACAAAACTCTCCGCCCATGCAAAACGATACGCCACCTGCTGGGATATCAAGCATATCGGCTGGGACCATCCGGCCGACGAGAATATCGCCGCGATGGTTACCACCAAACCCCTCTGTCCGATCACTCTGATAAAGGGGGTCAACGCCCGGATGCGAAAGAACCTGGTGTATGAGGGCATTGTGACGGTGGGGCAGCTTCTGGCCTATTCTCCCGCAGAACTGGCGGAGATGACCGACCTGCCGGAACGGGACATGATCGTTATCGTTGACCGGGCGCAGAAGCTGGTGTGCCAGTAG
- the corA gene encoding magnesium/cobalt transporter CorA gives MKEMTGSQVSMKAGLPPGTLIHIGEMRTEDTDISIIQYDESEFQEFASVGADEVAGFPDDKAVTWINITGLARTDIIEKVGNIFEVHPLILEDILNTRQRPKIEDYGSYIFVVMNMLSVESEGGIASEQVSFILTEHAIVSFQEQPGDVFDSVRKRIQAKKGRIRQSGSDYLLYALVDSIVDNYFVVFEWIGEIIEEIEDELIHNPAPDILETIYALKRDLIYIRKVIYPLREVTAQLERGDSDLINDSTQVYFKDVYDHVIQLADYVETYRDMSSGMLDIYLSSVSNRMNEVMKVLTIIATIFIPLTFIAGIYGMNFAYMPELGWRMGYPSALGVMAVIVIIMLIYFRRKQWI, from the coding sequence ATGAAAGAGATGACAGGCAGTCAGGTCTCGATGAAGGCGGGACTCCCGCCGGGAACCCTGATTCATATCGGGGAGATGCGCACAGAGGACACGGATATTTCCATCATCCAGTATGATGAATCGGAGTTTCAGGAGTTTGCTTCCGTCGGCGCCGATGAGGTCGCGGGGTTTCCTGATGACAAAGCGGTGACGTGGATCAATATCACCGGCCTTGCACGGACGGATATCATCGAAAAGGTCGGAAATATCTTTGAGGTGCATCCCCTCATTCTGGAGGATATACTCAATACCCGGCAGCGGCCGAAGATCGAGGATTACGGGTCGTATATCTTCGTGGTCATGAATATGCTCTCGGTTGAATCCGAGGGGGGTATCGCCTCGGAACAGGTGAGTTTCATCCTGACCGAACATGCCATCGTCTCCTTCCAGGAACAGCCGGGAGACGTCTTCGACAGTGTCCGAAAGCGTATCCAGGCAAAGAAGGGGCGAATCAGGCAGTCCGGTTCCGATTATCTGTTGTACGCCCTTGTGGATTCGATCGTTGACAACTACTTCGTTGTCTTCGAATGGATAGGCGAGATTATCGAAGAGATCGAGGATGAGCTCATTCACAATCCGGCTCCGGATATCCTCGAGACGATCTATGCCCTCAAACGGGATCTCATCTATATCCGGAAGGTGATCTACCCGCTGCGTGAGGTGACGGCGCAGCTGGAGCGGGGGGATTCCGACCTGATCAACGACTCCACGCAGGTCTATTTCAAGGATGTCTATGACCATGTCATCCAGCTCGCAGACTATGTGGAGACCTACCGGGACATGAGCTCCGGCATGCTGGACATCTATCTGTCGAGCGTCTCGAACCGGATGAACGAGGTGATGAAGGTGCTGACGATCATCGCGACCATCTTTATTCCTCTGACATTCATCGCCGGCATTTACGGGATGAATTTTGCATATATGCCCGAACTTGGATGGAGAATGGGCTATCCCTCTGCATTGGGGGTAATGGCGGTAATTGTCATTATAATGCTCATTTATTTCCGCAGGAAACAATGGATCTGA
- a CDS encoding mechanosensitive ion channel family protein translates to MRQAGYFSLFFVIAVILNRGYVYYPYPELLKLSFTFLAVALIYLVYVVLSIIATRYIADKKTRYSLNKALFILSILAVGAIVIRIWVEETQSLLISYGILAAGVAIALQDILRNFVGGVYIMVSGMYRVGDRISIGDMAGDVMDVGIMNSTLMEIGQWVQGDQPTGRIVIIPNAVVITDVVYNFTKDHNFVWDEITIPLTYDSDWKTAMQVFFAIVHEETAELTLQAEAEIERIGEKYYLPKKVVEPSIYLSLTDNWIRLDIRYVTDTRQRRILRDRIMQRLMEALDGHADFSIASETIEVQGTHTVTLNNAPSGGTQ, encoded by the coding sequence ATGCGACAGGCAGGATATTTTTCACTCTTCTTCGTGATTGCGGTGATCCTGAACAGGGGGTATGTCTACTATCCGTATCCCGAACTGCTGAAGCTCTCCTTTACCTTCCTCGCCGTTGCCCTGATTTATCTGGTATATGTCGTCCTCTCCATCATCGCAACGAGATATATCGCCGATAAAAAAACCCGGTATTCCCTGAACAAGGCGCTCTTCATCCTCTCCATTCTGGCTGTTGGCGCCATTGTCATCAGGATATGGGTGGAAGAGACCCAGTCTCTTCTCATATCATACGGCATTCTGGCGGCGGGAGTGGCAATCGCCCTGCAGGATATCCTGAGAAACTTCGTCGGCGGGGTGTATATCATGGTATCCGGCATGTACCGTGTCGGAGACCGGATCAGTATCGGTGATATGGCAGGGGATGTCATGGATGTTGGTATCATGAACAGCACGCTCATGGAGATCGGTCAATGGGTACAAGGGGATCAGCCGACAGGAAGGATTGTGATCATCCCGAATGCTGTTGTCATAACGGATGTGGTGTACAACTTTACGAAGGACCACAATTTTGTCTGGGATGAGATTACCATTCCCCTTACCTATGACAGTGACTGGAAAACGGCGATGCAGGTGTTTTTTGCGATCGTTCATGAGGAAACGGCAGAACTTACGCTTCAGGCCGAGGCAGAGATCGAGAGGATTGGGGAGAAATATTACCTGCCGAAAAAGGTGGTTGAACCCTCCATCTATCTCTCCCTGACGGACAACTGGATACGTCTCGATATCCGGTATGTCACTGATACCCGCCAGAGAAGAATTCTGCGTGACCGGATCATGCAGAGGCTGATGGAAGCGCTGGACGGACATGCCGACTTTTCCATCGCGAGTGAAACGATCGAGGTTCAGGGCACTCATACCGTTACCCTGAACAACGCCCCATCCGGTGGTACACAATGA
- a CDS encoding flavodoxin family protein has product MKIVALGGSPRGTAGNTLRLLEAAMEGARETGATVEYYDIARQNIDYCIGCAKCYETGSCILEDDYEEILEAMMDADGFLVASPVYINAITAQLKTLIDRMADIVHCQKFRGKYAAFVTTGGGGGTDCVLEYLGGAWQVFGASVVGGTSAVMAEGEERFAEAVDESRALGRRLAAAIAHEEVYPEQEAFHEGMREHMTALVTAHRDEWPSEYAYHRSRGWIPE; this is encoded by the coding sequence ATGAAGATTGTCGCACTCGGCGGGAGCCCCCGCGGCACGGCCGGCAACACCCTTCGTCTCCTCGAAGCCGCCATGGAAGGAGCACGGGAAACGGGAGCTACGGTGGAGTATTATGACATCGCCCGGCAGAATATCGACTACTGCATCGGCTGCGCCAAATGCTACGAGACCGGCAGCTGCATCCTCGAAGACGACTATGAAGAGATCCTCGAAGCGATGATGGACGCCGACGGATTTCTCGTCGCATCACCGGTCTACATCAACGCCATCACGGCCCAGCTCAAGACCCTCATCGACCGGATGGCGGACATCGTCCACTGCCAGAAGTTCCGCGGGAAATACGCTGCCTTTGTAACAACCGGCGGCGGCGGGGGCACGGACTGTGTCCTTGAGTACCTCGGAGGCGCGTGGCAGGTATTCGGTGCCAGTGTGGTTGGAGGGACGTCTGCCGTCATGGCGGAAGGGGAGGAGCGGTTCGCAGAGGCCGTCGACGAGTCGCGCGCCCTCGGCAGACGTCTTGCCGCCGCCATAGCACATGAAGAGGTCTATCCCGAACAGGAGGCATTTCACGAGGGGATGAGGGAGCACATGACCGCCCTCGTTACCGCCCACCGCGATGAGTGGCCCTCCGAATATGCCTATCATCGGTCCCGCGGCTGGATCCCCGAATAA
- the amrS gene encoding AmmeMemoRadiSam system radical SAM enzyme, whose protein sequence is MGRNEELHEAELYAKGDDGSVICGLCSHRCHIREGRRGICGVRENRGGTLYALTYGRISAEAVDPIEKKPLFHYLPGTTTYSLGGIGCNFRCKHCQNWHISQSDDFDHLVRLSVGDAVARAVGSGCRSIAWTYNEPTIWHEYTREMAALARKDHLGTVYVTNGYITPEALSDISPHLEAYRVDIKAFNDDFYRKICGAHLDPVLASTKQAYDAKMHVETVTLLIPGLNDSPEEVRALCRWVVRELGPEVPMHFTAFHPDYHMRDIPSTPVGVLERSHAIAQEEGVWYPYIGNVFEHPAQDTHCHTCGALLVERDAFRSRQVGLDGSRCAACGETIPGTFENRE, encoded by the coding sequence ATGGGACGAAATGAAGAACTGCATGAAGCGGAGTTGTATGCGAAAGGGGATGACGGGAGTGTAATCTGCGGACTGTGCAGCCACCGGTGCCATATCCGGGAGGGGAGACGGGGAATCTGCGGGGTCCGGGAGAACCGCGGCGGAACGCTCTATGCCCTCACCTATGGGAGGATCAGTGCCGAAGCAGTCGATCCCATCGAGAAGAAACCCCTCTTTCATTATCTTCCCGGTACGACGACCTACTCCCTCGGGGGAATCGGATGCAATTTCCGCTGCAAGCACTGCCAGAACTGGCACATTTCGCAGTCGGATGATTTTGACCATCTTGTCCGCCTGAGTGTCGGGGATGCGGTGGCACGGGCGGTGGGTTCCGGATGCCGGAGCATTGCATGGACCTATAACGAGCCGACGATCTGGCACGAATATACCCGCGAGATGGCGGCACTGGCACGAAAGGATCATCTTGGCACCGTCTATGTAACAAACGGGTATATCACGCCGGAAGCACTCTCCGATATCTCCCCGCATCTCGAGGCATACCGCGTGGACATCAAGGCGTTCAATGACGACTTCTACCGGAAGATATGCGGTGCGCATCTCGACCCGGTCCTCGCATCCACGAAGCAGGCGTATGACGCAAAGATGCACGTGGAGACGGTCACGCTTCTCATCCCCGGCCTGAACGACAGTCCGGAAGAGGTCCGTGCTCTCTGCCGGTGGGTGGTACGCGAACTGGGGCCGGAGGTGCCGATGCATTTCACCGCATTCCATCCGGACTATCACATGCGCGACATCCCGTCGACACCGGTCGGGGTGCTCGAACGGTCGCATGCGATTGCACAAGAGGAAGGGGTCTGGTACCCGTACATCGGCAATGTCTTCGAACACCCCGCACAGGACACCCACTGCCATACCTGCGGAGCCCTTCTCGTCGAACGGGACGCCTTCCGCTCCCGACAGGTCGGACTCGACGGGAGCAGGTGTGCTGCCTGCGGCGAGACGATTCCGGGGACGTTTGAAAACAGGGAGTGA
- the pyrH gene encoding UMP kinase, with the protein MKTIVISLGGSVLVPSLESNNIAAYAGVLSRLADRFRVFVVVGGGGEARRYITAARSLAIDEATADEIGILVTRLNATMLISALGTAAYPAVPTSHYEALVAAASGRIVVMGGVTPGQTTDAVSAVLAERAGADILINATSVDGIYSADPRTVPDAEKISRLTPEDLLAIVQGGRMDAGANNVIDLVAAKVVQRNNIPLMVIDGKNPENITAALVDGTFTGSLISRTGESVLPLE; encoded by the coding sequence ATGAAGACAATAGTAATTTCACTGGGGGGCTCCGTCCTTGTCCCCTCCCTTGAATCCAACAATATTGCGGCATACGCAGGAGTGCTCTCCCGTCTTGCCGACCGCTTCCGGGTGTTTGTCGTGGTCGGCGGCGGGGGAGAGGCCCGCAGGTATATCACGGCTGCCCGCTCCCTTGCCATCGACGAAGCGACTGCGGATGAGATCGGCATCCTCGTAACACGACTGAATGCGACCATGCTCATATCCGCTCTTGGAACGGCGGCATATCCGGCAGTCCCGACCTCGCATTACGAAGCCCTGGTCGCCGCCGCCTCCGGCAGGATAGTGGTCATGGGCGGGGTGACACCCGGGCAGACGACCGATGCCGTCTCGGCCGTCCTTGCCGAGCGTGCGGGTGCGGACATCCTCATCAATGCAACGTCGGTGGACGGCATATACTCCGCGGACCCGAGAACGGTCCCGGATGCCGAGAAAATATCCCGTCTCACCCCGGAAGATCTGCTGGCCATCGTGCAGGGCGGACGGATGGACGCCGGTGCGAATAATGTTATCGACCTCGTCGCGGCAAAGGTCGTGCAGAGAAACAATATCCCCCTTATGGTCATCGACGGGAAAAACCCTGAAAATATCACGGCCGCCCTTGTAGACGGCACCTTTACCGGGAGCCTCATCAGCAGGACCGGAGAATCCGTCCTCCCCCTGGAATAG
- the nth gene encoding endonuclease III yields the protein MHRHDACDIFSSLYREYVSDDTRLCFLDFDNPFEILVLTILSAQTTDATVNSIRDRLFRRYPDAESLAGASVEKVEEIIRPTGFYHTKARNIIGASRAVVERFGGRVPETMEELLTLPGVGRKTANIVLHHAYGIHEGIAVDTHVKRLAFRLGLSDHTDPAHIEDDLLALFPPSAWKYLNFVLISHGRKVCTARHPKCDECIVAERCRCAFRTENKNMNSQRKRNS from the coding sequence ATGCACCGGCATGATGCGTGCGATATCTTCTCCTCCCTCTACCGGGAATATGTCTCGGATGACACCCGTTTATGCTTCCTTGATTTTGACAATCCGTTTGAAATACTCGTTCTGACGATCCTCTCCGCCCAGACGACCGATGCCACCGTCAACAGTATCCGCGACCGCCTCTTCCGGCGGTACCCCGATGCGGAGTCCCTCGCAGGAGCATCGGTCGAAAAGGTCGAGGAGATCATCCGTCCGACGGGGTTTTACCACACCAAGGCACGCAATATCATCGGCGCATCGCGGGCGGTCGTCGAACGGTTCGGAGGAAGGGTGCCGGAGACCATGGAAGAGCTCCTCACCCTGCCAGGAGTGGGCCGAAAGACGGCAAACATCGTCCTCCATCATGCCTACGGCATCCATGAAGGTATCGCGGTCGACACGCATGTCAAACGGCTTGCCTTTCGTCTGGGACTCAGTGACCATACGGACCCGGCACATATCGAAGACGATCTTCTTGCCCTGTTCCCCCCCTCCGCGTGGAAATATCTCAATTTTGTTCTCATATCGCATGGCAGGAAGGTCTGCACGGCACGCCACCCGAAGTGCGATGAATGCATCGTCGCCGAACGCTGCCGCTGTGCGTTCAGGACGGAAAATAAAAATATGAATTCTCAGAGGAAGAGGAATTCGTAG